The Candidatus Koribacter versatilis Ellin345 genome has a segment encoding these proteins:
- a CDS encoding amidase, protein MSKSRRDFLTQTSLAVIGAAVASSAQQPTEPTPGAPPAFGTAPPVGPEVSAETFAQAEKLVQVQMSAEQRAQAASNWRMSMAAMYERRVGPKRTALEDTLPPATHWNPMIAGVQPGPTRDVFVRSQADPGPLPTSDEEIAFAPVTKLSRWIEQRKLTSERLTRLYLSRLEKFTPKLKCVITLTTDLAMKQAQAADKEIAAGKYRGPLHGIPWGAKDLLDTAHIRTTYGAEPFRNRVPSADATVVKRLHDAGAVLVAKLSLGALALNDVWFGGQTVNPWLPEEGASGSSAGPGAATAAGLVGFAIGSETGGSIVAPSMRCGVTGLRPTYGRVARTGAMTLCWSLDKLGPMTRSVEDAVLVLQTISGPDAEDVASVPSHLDFDAGAAVTGLKVGYFPAWMKEAPATDVDRAALETVKKLGMAAVEVSLPDWNYDCLDTILFAESAAAFEELTLSGAVDALKMQTPDSWPNTFRQSRFLSAVDFVQADRMRRKVAMEMARVMSEVDLLLVPSLRDEMLTLTNFTGHPSLTLRAGFVEVGEARSDWAPDPKHPLPKFNPPRRVPHGVTLIGRLFDEGTLGRVGIAMEKAFGVEERPNGYA, encoded by the coding sequence ATGTCCAAATCTCGCCGCGACTTCCTAACGCAAACTTCGCTCGCCGTCATCGGCGCTGCCGTTGCCTCGTCCGCACAACAACCGACGGAACCGACACCCGGGGCGCCACCGGCATTTGGGACGGCGCCGCCGGTGGGGCCGGAGGTCTCGGCGGAGACGTTCGCTCAGGCCGAGAAGCTGGTGCAGGTGCAGATGTCGGCGGAACAACGCGCCCAGGCCGCAAGCAACTGGCGGATGTCGATGGCCGCGATGTACGAGCGTCGCGTGGGCCCGAAGAGGACAGCGCTGGAAGACACGCTACCGCCGGCGACGCACTGGAACCCGATGATCGCGGGCGTGCAGCCGGGGCCGACGCGCGATGTGTTCGTGCGGAGCCAAGCCGACCCCGGGCCGCTTCCGACGAGCGACGAAGAGATTGCATTCGCGCCGGTAACGAAGCTATCGAGGTGGATCGAGCAGCGGAAGCTGACTTCCGAGCGCCTGACCAGGCTCTACCTCTCGCGACTGGAGAAGTTCACTCCCAAGCTTAAGTGCGTGATCACACTGACCACAGACTTGGCAATGAAGCAGGCGCAAGCCGCGGACAAGGAGATCGCGGCGGGCAAGTATCGCGGGCCACTGCACGGCATTCCGTGGGGCGCGAAAGATCTGCTCGACACGGCGCACATCCGCACAACGTACGGCGCCGAGCCGTTCCGCAACCGTGTTCCCAGTGCAGACGCGACCGTGGTGAAGCGGCTGCATGACGCCGGAGCAGTGCTGGTGGCCAAGCTCAGCCTCGGCGCGCTGGCTCTCAACGACGTTTGGTTTGGTGGGCAGACGGTGAATCCGTGGCTGCCGGAGGAAGGGGCTTCGGGATCGAGTGCGGGGCCGGGTGCGGCGACGGCGGCGGGACTGGTCGGCTTTGCCATTGGGAGCGAAACCGGAGGCAGCATCGTGGCGCCGTCGATGCGCTGCGGCGTTACGGGATTGCGTCCGACTTACGGCCGTGTGGCGCGTACCGGTGCGATGACGCTCTGCTGGTCGCTCGACAAGCTTGGGCCGATGACGCGCAGCGTAGAAGATGCGGTGCTGGTGCTGCAAACCATCAGCGGGCCGGATGCGGAGGATGTGGCCAGCGTGCCGAGTCATCTTGATTTCGACGCAGGTGCCGCTGTCACTGGGCTGAAGGTCGGTTACTTCCCTGCATGGATGAAGGAAGCTCCGGCGACCGACGTGGATCGCGCTGCACTCGAAACCGTGAAGAAGCTTGGCATGGCGGCAGTCGAAGTATCGCTTCCCGATTGGAATTACGACTGTCTCGACACCATTCTCTTTGCCGAGAGCGCCGCGGCCTTCGAAGAACTGACCCTCAGCGGCGCCGTAGATGCGCTCAAAATGCAGACGCCGGATTCCTGGCCGAATACTTTCCGGCAGTCGCGATTCTTGTCTGCCGTGGATTTCGTACAAGCCGACCGCATGCGGCGGAAGGTCGCGATGGAGATGGCCCGCGTGATGTCCGAGGTGGATTTGCTGCTGGTGCCTTCCCTGCGCGACGAGATGCTCACGCTCACCAACTTCACCGGACATCCCTCGCTCACATTGCGAGCGGGATTTGTGGAAGTCGGCGAAGCGCGCAGCGACTGGGCGCCGGACCCGAAGCATCCGTTGCCGAAGTTCAATCCGCCGCGACGGGTGCCGCATGGGGTGACCTTAATCGGCCGGCTGTTCGATGAAGGGACGCTGGGGAGAGTCGGGATCGCGATGGAGAAGGCATTTGGGGTGGAGGAGAGGCCTAACGGGTACGCGTAG
- a CDS encoding M56 family metallopeptidase, whose amino-acid sequence MSDSYVLILVLYTLASFSAVLAIAEAFLWLVRKPVLRSIERFRPQDGVVAHVVVYAFPAVLAFLLTAFSAVPGYFHGEPIGTHEMPGAVLVALALVGLYALVAPLCNVVSMMWRTRVRTQRWMASSVVKESFGGVPLVEVGSEQAFVVAAGLVKKQIFVSSLVRRLLSPRELRAVLRHENAHCKQNHNIARLIVALTPRILSRSGSDEKLSELIEYAADDAVLDVPGDALNLASAVVALARQSATAAGMLYSALVDPAHTATLERRVERLVLARPILRGNILGKLAFACVAVVAATAMIGSLPLAQAGFRETLELLVR is encoded by the coding sequence GTGAGCGACAGCTACGTCCTCATCCTAGTGCTGTACACGCTCGCGTCGTTTAGCGCGGTGCTCGCAATTGCCGAAGCGTTTCTTTGGCTGGTGCGCAAGCCCGTGCTGCGAAGCATCGAGCGGTTTCGCCCACAGGATGGCGTCGTAGCGCATGTTGTTGTGTACGCATTCCCCGCAGTGCTGGCATTTCTATTGACCGCGTTTTCAGCGGTCCCCGGATACTTCCACGGCGAGCCGATCGGCACCCACGAGATGCCGGGTGCGGTCCTTGTCGCACTCGCTCTTGTCGGTCTTTACGCTTTGGTTGCGCCGCTCTGTAATGTGGTGTCGATGATGTGGCGCACCCGGGTGCGCACCCAGCGTTGGATGGCCTCCAGCGTGGTGAAGGAATCGTTTGGTGGTGTGCCGCTCGTCGAAGTCGGTTCCGAGCAGGCGTTTGTGGTCGCCGCAGGATTGGTGAAGAAGCAGATTTTCGTTTCGAGCCTGGTGCGCCGCTTGCTCTCGCCGCGCGAACTGCGCGCAGTCTTGCGCCATGAGAACGCGCACTGCAAACAGAACCACAATATCGCTCGGCTGATCGTCGCCCTTACCCCGCGCATCTTGTCGCGCTCGGGATCGGATGAGAAGCTCTCTGAACTCATCGAATACGCCGCTGACGACGCTGTGCTCGACGTTCCCGGCGACGCTCTGAACCTCGCTTCCGCTGTGGTAGCGCTAGCGCGGCAATCGGCCACGGCGGCGGGCATGTTGTACTCGGCACTCGTCGACCCTGCCCATACCGCAACGTTGGAACGCCGGGTGGAGCGCCTCGTGCTTGCACGGCCAATTCTCCGCGGGAACATTCTCGGCAAGCTCGCCTTTGCGTGTGTGGCTGTTGTGGCTGCCACCGCAATGATCGGATCGTTACCGCTCGCGCAAGCGGGCTTTCGCGAGACCCTCGAACTTCTTGTGCGCTAG
- a CDS encoding BlaI/MecI/CopY family transcriptional regulator codes for MFQSLIGRLFTNEKTGRQHSLGELECAVLEQVWSQNEVTVNDVIAHIDRQLAYTTIMTTLDRLYRKGLLGRHKKGRAFVYNAACSKQEVQRGIARDLVNGISIDPLHSKRYLLSFLIESVDSKDAAILSKLEAEIREKRKQLQREDGE; via the coding sequence GTGTTTCAGTCCTTAATCGGCAGATTGTTCACCAACGAAAAAACCGGCAGGCAGCATTCCCTCGGCGAACTCGAGTGTGCTGTGCTAGAGCAAGTTTGGTCCCAGAATGAAGTCACCGTCAACGATGTGATTGCGCATATTGACCGGCAGCTCGCGTACACCACGATTATGACGACCCTGGATCGCCTCTATCGCAAAGGCCTGCTCGGCCGCCACAAGAAGGGCCGGGCGTTTGTCTACAATGCGGCCTGCTCGAAGCAGGAGGTGCAGCGCGGCATTGCGCGCGACCTCGTCAACGGTATTTCGATAGATCCGCTGCATTCCAAGCGGTACCTGCTCTCCTTCCTGATCGAGAGCGTGGATTCGAAGGACGCTGCCATTCTCTCCAAGCTCGAAGCCGAGATCCGCGAGAAGCGGAAGCAGTTGCAACGGGAGGACGGGGAGTGA